From a single Kwoniella shandongensis chromosome 9, complete sequence genomic region:
- a CDS encoding ribulose-phosphate 3-epimerase produces MSKAIISPSVLASDLSKLSDECQRMIDNGCDWLHMDVMDGHFVPNITMGAPILSCVRDNVPDIFMDVHMMVSDPLKWVPEIAQAGGKSYTFHYEATSDHEAVISSIHSHGMKAGLAISPDTPSSVITDSLGNAVDLLLVMTVQPGKGGQKFIAGCLEKVTELRKRFPSKNIQVDGGVGSGNACQCAAAGSNVLVAGTAVFGSQDPKKTIQELRTAVDGAIADAAKSQ; encoded by the exons ATGTCCAAAGCtatcatctccccttccgTCCTTGCT AGTGATTTGTCCAAACTCTCTGATGAGTGTCAACGGATGATCGACAATGGTTGTGACTGGCTTCacatgg ATGTGATGGACGGTCACTTTGTCCCGAACATCACAATGGGCGCTCCTATCCTCTCTTGCGTTAGAGATAACGTCCCTGACATCTTCATGGATGTGCATATGATGGTCTCCGACCCTTTGAAGTGGGTTCCGGAGATTGCACAAGCTGGAGGGAAGTCGTACACTTTCCACTACGAGGCGACCT CCGACCACGAAGCtgtcatctcctcgatccatTCTCACGGTATGAAAGCCGGTCTTGCCATCTCCCCTGATACCCCTTCATCCGTAATCACCGATTCGCTCGGTAACGCCGTCGATCTCTTACTCGTCATGACCGTCCAACCAGGAAAAGGTGGACAGAAATTCATCGCTGGATGTTTGGAGAAGGTCACAGaattgaggaagaggttcCCGAGTAAGAATATTCAGGTTGATGGTGGGGTAGGATCAGGAAATGCTTGTCAATGTGCAGCTGCTG GCTCAAACGTCCTCGTCGCTGGAACTGCCGTCTTTGGCTCTCAAGACCCTAAGAAGACTATTCAGGAATTGCGAACAGCCGTAGACGGCGCGATCGCAGATGCCGCCAAGAGTCAATAA
- a CDS encoding pre-mRNA-splicing ATP-dependent RNA helicase PRP28 produces MAGPLSVEDILARQKAEKEAASKPKFLSKAERQKLALEKRNAEVREQQERGDAERKQRDEFDRAAEEEKRRADQARYGADAGGGGRYDRYGRPDDRYANGNGNGNGNGYGRPDPRNQRYQGGYDDRNAPRQNYPNQNGQNGSAVPTGPRGSAGGPPTGPRGMHNGNNGQSSLPYNGASTPSTPLATAGSSTPTPNSPRDAALPTDAELTALRARYLGQKIDGKKPRLRKANDKKIIFDWNADDDTAAQEQTSWAGEVKGKGSGGTTFGGRLAGFDEGGKRRGQEAFGDNHADALERRRAGKGTNDERHWSEKSLTEMKDRDWRIFREDFSIAARGGNIPVPLRSWRESTIPPNILDIIDEIGYKEPSPIQRQAIPIGMQNRDLIGIAKTGSGKTAAFVIPMLDYIGHLPAFNDDNRHLGPYALIMAPTRELAQQIEAEAARFAEPLGYKCVSIVGGRSVEEQQFNLRNGAEIVIATPGRLKDMIDKSMMVMSQCRYVVMDEADRMVDLGFEIDLNFILDAMPSTFIKPDDAEILRVQKSDEWQGWRVTTLFSATMPPAVERLAKKYLRKPAVVTIGNAGEAVDTVEQRVEFHQTEEKKKARLIEILRTIGLPPPMIVFVNQKKAADQVVKFVQQAGLSGTTLHSGKTQEQREASLQALRDGEVAVLVATDLAGRGIDVPDVSVVINFAMSDTIEKYVHRIGRTGRAGKTGIAITFLTDHDDEVMYDLRLEVEKSKMSKMNPELAKHEAARTRITREMKRKREDDE; encoded by the exons ATGGCAGGCCCACTATCCGTCGAGGATATCCTCGCGAGACAAAAAGCTGAAAAGGAAGCAGCTTCCAAGCCCAAATTCCTTTCCAAAGCCGAGAGACAAAAACTCGCATTGGAAAAACGAAATGCCGAGGTACGCGAACAACAAGAACGAGGAGACGCTGAACGGAAACAAAGAGATGAATTCGATCGTgctgccgaggaggagaagagaagagctgaTCAAGCTAGATATGGTGCCGACGCaggaggcggtggaagat ATGATCGTTATGGTCGACCAGATGATCGGTACGCGAATGGAAATGGGAACGGAAACGGAAATGGATATGGTCGACCCGATCCTCGAAATCAACGATATCAAGGAGGATATGATGATCGCAATGCACCTCGACAGAACTACCCGAACCAGAATGGTCAGAATGGGAGTGCTGTCCCTACTGGACCTCGAGGATCTGCCGGCGGGCCGCCCACCGGTCCAAGAGGGATGCACAACGGCAATAACGGTcaatcatcccttccctACAATGGCGCTTCTACACCTTCCACACCCCTTGCAACCGCTGGCTCGTCCACTCCCACGCCAAACTCGCCCCGAGACGCCGCTTTACCTACCGATGCCGAGTTGACGGCCTTACGAGCGAGGTATCTGGGTCAGAAGATTGACGGGAAGAAGCCTAGACTGAGGAAAGCGAACGATAAGAAGATCATCTTTGATTGGAATGCGGACGATGATACAGCTGCTCAGGAGCAAACGTCTTGGGCGGGAGAAGTCAAAGGGAAGGGTTCGGGTGGTACGACCTTCGGAGGAAGGTTAGCTGGTTTtgatgaaggtggaaagagaagaggtcaagaggCTTTCGGTGATAA CCACGCCGACGCACTTgaaagacgaagagctggaaaGGGTACCAACGACGAACGACATTGGTCTGAAAAATCTCTAACCGAAATGAAGGATCGAGATTGGAGAATTTTCAGAGAGGACTTCAGCATCGCTGCTAGAGGTGGTAATATTCCTGTACCACtgagaagttggagagaATCAACTATCCCACCCAACATATTGGATatcatcgacgagattgGGTATAAGGAACCCAGTCCTATTCAGAGACAGGCTATTCCGATCGGAATGCAAAACCGAGATTTGATCGGTATCGCCAAAACTG GTTCCGGTAAAACCGCCGCGTTCGTCATTCCTATGTTGGATTACATCGGTCATCTCCCTGCTTTCAACGACGACAACCGACATCTCGGTCCGTACGCTCTTATCATGGCCCCGACCCGAGAGTTGGCTCAACAGATCGAGGCCGAGGCAGCGAGGTTTGCCGAACCCCTTGGATACAAGTGTGTCTCCATTGTTGGTGGTCGATCCGTAGAGGAACAACAATTCAACTTGCGAAACGGTGCCGAGATTGTCATTGCCACGCCTGGTCGATTGAAGGATATGATTGACAAGAGTATGATGGTCATGAGTCAATGTCGTTACGTGGTGATGGATGAAGCGGACAGAATGGTAGATCTCGGTTTTGAAATCGATCTCAACTTCATCCTCGATGCTATGCCTTCGACGTTCATCAAGCCGGACGATGCGGAAATCCTCCGAGTGCAGAAGAGTGACGAATGGcaaggatggagagtgacAACGCTGTTCTCCGCTACTATGCCTCCTGCGGTCGAGCGTTTGGCGAAGAAGTACCTACGAAAGCCGGCCGTCGTCACCATCGGTAACGCGGGTGAAGCCGTCGATACTGTCGAACAACGAGTCGAATTCCACCAGaccgaagagaagaagaaggcacGACTTATCGAGATTCTTCGAACGATCGGCTTGCCTCCTCCAATGATCGTTTTCGTCAATCAGAAGAAAGCAGCAGACCAAGTCGTCAAGTTTGTACAGCAAGCTGGGCTTTCTGGTACAACATTGCATTCCGGTAAAACGCAAGAACAACGTGAAGCTTCCCTTCAAGCTCTCCGAGATGGCGAAGTTGCTGTGCTCGTTGCTACGGACCTTGCAGGACGAGGTATCGACGTACCAGATGTGAGCGTTGTGATTAATTTCGCCATGTCCGACACGATCGAGAAGTATGTGCATCGTATCGGTCGTACAGGTCGTGCCGGGAAGACTGGTATTGCCATTACCTTCTTGACCGACCacgatgacgaggtcatGTACGACCTAAGattggaagtggagaagagtaAGATGAGTAAGATGAACCCTGAATTGGCGAAGCACGAGGCTGCGAGGACTAGAATCACAAGAGAAatgaag agaaagagggaggacgatgaaTAA
- a CDS encoding cytochrome c, translated as MAGDSYSPGDANKGAGIFKTRCAQCHTLGAGEPNKVGPNLHGLFGRKSGQVDGFSYTAANVNKGVTWDENTLFEYLENPKKYIPGTKMAFAGLKKAKDRNDLIAHLADATK; from the exons ATGGCCGGTGACTCTTACTCCCCTG GTGACGCCAACAAGGGTGCTGGTATCTTCAAG ACCCGATGCGCTCAATGCCACACCCTCGGTGCCGGTGAGCCCAACAAGGTCGGACCTAACCTCCACGGTCTTTTCGGTCGAAAGTCCGGTCAGGTCGACGGTTTCTCTTACACCGCCGCCAACGTTAACAAGGGTGTGacttgg GACGAGAACACTCTCTTCGAG TACCTCGAGAACCCCAAGAAGTACATTCCTG GTACCAAGATGGCTTTCGCTGGTCTCAAGAAGGCCAAGGACAGGAACGACCTCATCGCCCACCTTGCCGATGCT ACCAAGTAA